In the genome of Triticum urartu cultivar G1812 chromosome 5, Tu2.1, whole genome shotgun sequence, one region contains:
- the LOC125555789 gene encoding pentatricopeptide repeat-containing protein At4g02820, mitochondrial: protein MLSRRLAAAAGYARLLSASAPAASTGGTGGASSGGGGDTLGKRLLKLIYPKRSAVVVLRRWAEEGRAVHKYQLNRVVRELRKCRRFKHALEICEWMRTQPEIRLLPGDHAVHLDLVAKVRGLASAEKFFEDVPERAKGPSTCNSLLHAYVQHGARDKAEAMLKEMAGAGYLTCALPFNHMMSLYMSTGELEKVPEMIKELRRYTIPDLVTYNIWLTYCSRNNSVKSAEKVFDLMKDDRVVPDWMTFSLLASIYINAGLHVKGRDALVEMEKRASRKERAAYSSLLTMYASLSDRGNLDRVWSKMRQTFRKFSDAEYKCMLTSLTRFGDIAAAECVYGEWESESGTKDSRIPNTILSFYIKNGNMEKAESFLQYIVQKGVKPSYSTWELFVWGYLGNDERTAKVMECLKKALSSLEKWEPNPQLVAALFSQIEKRGDIEAAEELLVVLRDAGYVTTEIYNSVLRTYAKAEMMPLIIDERMDEDKVSMDDETRRLLKSTSKYPIGEVSTIMS, encoded by the exons ATGCTCTCCCGCCGACTAGCGGCCGCCGCCGGCTACGCGAGGCTGCTGTCCGCCTCCGCCCCGGCGGCGTCAACAGGAGGAACTGGAGGGGCGAGTTCCGGCGGGGGCGGGGACACGCTGGGGAAGCGTCTGCTGAAGCTCATCTACCCGAAGCGGAGCGCGGTGGTGGTGCTGCGCCGATGGGCGGAGGAAGGCCGGGCGGTGCACAAGTACCAGCTCAACCGCGTCGTCCGCGAGCTCCGCAAGTGCCGCCGCTTCAAGCACGCCCTCGAG ATTTGCGAGTGGATGAGGACGCAGCCGGAGATCAGGCTGCTGCCGGGGGACCACGCCGTCCACCTCGACCTCGTCGCCAAGGTGCGGGGCCTGGCCAGCGCCGAAAAGTTCTTCGAGGACGTCCCCGAGCGGGCCAAGGGGCCGTCCACCTGCAACTCCCTCTTGCACGCCTACGTGCAGCACGGCGCCCGGGACAAGGCCGAGGCCATGCTCAAGGAGATGGCTGGCGCAGGGTACCTCACCTGCGCACTCCCATTCAACCACATGATGTCGCTCTACATGTCGACCGGCGAGCTGGAGAAGGTGCCCGAGATGATCAAGGAGCTCAGGAGGTACACCATCCCAGACCTGGTCACGTACAACATATGGCTCACCTACTGCTCCAGGAACAACAGCGTGAAAAGCGCGGAGAAGGTCTTTGATCTCATGAAAGATGACAGGGTGGTCCCTGACTGGATGACCTTCAGCCTGCTGGCCAGCATTTACATCAATGCCGGTCTTCATGTCAAAGGCCGGGATGCGCTTGTGGAGATGGAGAAGAGGGCCTCCAGGAAGGAGCGAGCCGCCTACTCATCACTACTCACCATGTACGCAAGCCTGTCAGATAGAGGTAACTTGGACAGGGTGTGGAGCAAGATGAGACAAACCTTCAGGAAGTTCAGTGACGCCGAGTACAAGTGCATGCTTACTTCGCTTACAAGGTTTGGCGATATTGCAGCAGCAGAGTGCGTTTACGGCGAATGGGAGTCAGAGTCAGGAACAAAAGATTCAAGGATCCCAAACACCATCCTTTCATTTTACATCAAGAATGGCAACATGGAGAAGGCAGAGAGTTTTCTTCAATACATTGTGCAGAAAGGAGTCAAGCCCAGCTATAGCACTTGGGAGTTATTCGTTTGGGGTTACCTTGGCAACGACGAGAGGACGGCCAAAGTTATGGAATGCCTTAAGAAAGCATTGTCAAGCTTGGAGAAATGGGAGCCAAACCCACAACTCGTCGCGGCTCTTTTTTCGCAGATTGAGAAGAGAGGTGACATTGAAGCTGCAGAGGAGCTCCTCGTTGTGCTTAGAGATGCAGGCTATGTCACAACTGAGATATATAACTCAGTCCTGCGCACGTACGCTAAAGCTGAAATGATGCCTCTGATAATTGATGAACGAATGGACGAGGATAAGGTCTCAATGGATGACGAAACTAGGAGATTGTTGAAATCGACTAGCAAGTACCCAATTGGTGAAGTTTCAACAATAATGTCTTGA